Below is a genomic region from Deinococcus koreensis.
CTCGACCCGGCCGTCTACCGCCGCAAGAAGCCGGCCGAGCTGTCGGGCGGGCAGGCGCAGCGCGTGGGCTTCGCACGCGCCCTGGCCGCCGACCCGCCGGTGCTCCTGATGGACGAACCCTTCGGCGCGCTCGACCCGCTGGCCCGCGACGCGCTGCAGGAGGCCTTCCGCGACATCCAGCGGCGGCTGAACAAGACGGTCGTGATGGTCACCCACGATATCGACGAGGCGCTGCGGCTGGGCGATCAGGTCGCCCTGATGAACGCCGGGCGCCTGGAACAGTTCGGCACGCCGGACGACCTGATCCACCGGCCGGCCAGCGACTTCGTGAGGCAGTTCCTGGGCGAGGACGCCACCCTGCGGCAGCTCGCCGGCCGCCCGGTCGCCGATTTCATGACCCCCGAGCCCGCACCGCCCGGCCCGGCCACGCGCCCCACGGTCGCCGACACCCTGAACGCCCGCAGCGCCCTGAGCGTGATGCTGCGCGAGGGGACGGATCAGCTGACCGTGACGCACGCCGGCCGGCCCGTGGGCCGGGTGGGCTGGGCCGACCTGCAGGCCGCCGGGCTGCGGGGTGGCACGGCCGGCACCACGGGGGTTCAGCCCGCCGGGCCGCCCACCCCGGCAGAGCGCCTGGCGGCTCCGGACTCCGCATGACCCGCTCGCTGAGCCCGCCCGCCCACGCGCGTCCAGGCCCCCGCCGACCGTGGGGCGCCCTGCTGTGGCCGGCGCTGCTGGGGCTGTGCCTGTGGCCCGGCGTCCTGCCCGCCCTGCTG
It encodes:
- a CDS encoding ABC transporter ATP-binding protein; translated protein: MIELQELEKRYADSYAVHTLSLTFPEGQLTALLGPSGCGKTTTLRMINRLTEPTGGRVLLGGQDTRELRPETLRRGIGYVIQQIGLFPHLNVAQNVATVPDLLGRSRQDTARRVDELLELVGLDPAVYRRKKPAELSGGQAQRVGFARALAADPPVLLMDEPFGALDPLARDALQEAFRDIQRRLNKTVVMVTHDIDEALRLGDQVALMNAGRLEQFGTPDDLIHRPASDFVRQFLGEDATLRQLAGRPVADFMTPEPAPPGPATRPTVADTLNARSALSVMLREGTDQLTVTHAGRPVGRVGWADLQAAGLRGGTAGTTGVQPAGPPTPAERLAAPDSA